One segment of Streptomyces sp. NA02950 DNA contains the following:
- the efeB gene encoding iron uptake transporter deferrochelatase/peroxidase subunit — translation MSEVVRRGFLRGAAAGTVGAVAGSAAVPAAAKPGAREDTPARVPFHGAHQAGILTPPQRATAVISFDATAEDRAELTDLFRTLTDRCRFLTTGGTPDPVGITAPPADSGTLGPQVGADRLTTTVGVGASLFDGRYGLEGHRPRRLRTMPTFPDDDLDPGWCHGDLSLQLCADSQDTVLHALRDIARHTRGALQVRWRMDGFVSPPRPSGTPRNHMGFKDGTANPDPGDARSMDRLVWTGARTGEPGWTVGGSYQVIRLIRMLVEFWDRVSLPEQERMFGRSRDSGAPLDGQHESDVPRYAQDPKGDVIPLDSHIRLANPRTAATEDQRVLRRAYNYDRGMDSNGNLDMGLLFCCYQQDPVRQFEAVQRRLAGEPLVDYITPFGGGYFFVLPGVRDRADWWGRTLLS, via the coding sequence GTGAGCGAGGTGGTGCGGCGCGGATTCCTGCGGGGCGCGGCGGCGGGCACGGTCGGCGCGGTCGCGGGTTCGGCGGCGGTCCCGGCCGCCGCGAAACCGGGCGCGCGCGAGGACACCCCGGCCCGTGTCCCCTTCCACGGGGCGCATCAGGCGGGGATCCTCACCCCGCCCCAGCGGGCCACCGCGGTCATCTCCTTCGACGCCACCGCCGAGGACCGGGCGGAGCTGACCGACCTCTTCCGCACCCTCACCGACCGCTGCCGTTTTCTCACCACCGGCGGCACCCCGGACCCGGTCGGCATCACCGCGCCGCCGGCCGACTCCGGCACCCTGGGCCCCCAGGTGGGCGCGGACCGGCTGACCACCACGGTCGGTGTGGGCGCCTCGCTCTTCGACGGGCGCTACGGACTGGAGGGCCACAGGCCCCGGCGGCTGCGCACCATGCCCACCTTCCCCGACGACGACCTCGACCCCGGCTGGTGCCACGGCGATCTGAGCCTCCAGTTGTGCGCCGACAGCCAGGACACCGTGCTGCACGCGCTGCGGGACATCGCCCGGCACACCAGGGGCGCCCTCCAGGTGCGCTGGCGGATGGACGGCTTCGTCAGCCCGCCGCGCCCGTCCGGCACCCCGCGCAACCACATGGGGTTCAAGGACGGCACCGCCAACCCCGACCCCGGGGACGCCCGGTCGATGGACCGTCTGGTGTGGACCGGCGCCCGCACCGGGGAGCCGGGCTGGACGGTGGGCGGCAGCTACCAGGTCATCCGGCTGATCCGGATGCTGGTGGAGTTCTGGGACCGGGTCTCGCTCCCCGAGCAGGAGCGGATGTTCGGCCGCAGCCGGGACTCCGGCGCCCCGCTGGACGGACAGCACGAGTCCGACGTCCCGCGGTACGCCCAGGACCCCAAGGGCGATGTCATCCCGCTGGACAGCCATATCCGGCTCGCCAATCCGCGTACCGCGGCCACCGAGGACCAGCGCGTCCTGCGCCGCGCCTACAACTACGACCGGGGCATGGACAGCAACGGCAATCTCGACATGGGGCTGTTGTTCTGCTGCTACCAGCAGGATCCGGTCCGTCAGTTCGAGGCGGTGCAGCGGCGGTTGGCGGGGGAGCCGCTGGTGGACTACATCACCCCGTTCGGCGGCGGCTACTTCTTCGTGCTGCCCGGAGTCAGGGACCGGGCCGACTGGTGGGGACGCACCCTTCTGTCCTGA
- a CDS encoding phospholipase C, which translates to MGGRAGSAGGRRAGRTRRWGALAGAAALVAMGGAAPAWAAPAKGPGHTGTPVKHLVVIFDENVSFDHYFGTYPKAANTDGTRFTPAKETPKNIDTLAHAGLLDKNPNLYKPKRLAPSQAMTCDQNHNYGPEQYAAHGGKADKYVENTEVSKCTGLFGEPGLVMDYYDGNTVTGLWNYAQHYAMSDRSFSSAYGPSSPGAIELVSGQTHGVISTDPKSSTEDPKQTDTPDKYAVASPDAKGVGTMINDPDPAFDDCSNKDHTSDNALARLKGRNIGDLLNTRGVSWGWFQGGFRPSTAWDGEDGHYAKCGGTTHENVGGAASVDYSPHHAPFQYYKSTANPHHLPPRSVREIGHRGRANHNYDLTDFHAALSAGRLPSVSFLKAAEYQDGHAGYSDPVDEQHFLIKQINAIQKSPQWKDTAIVVAYDDSDGWYDHAYAKVSNGSADKTPGSDGKATDSPACQSGPEAAGGYQDRCGPGTRQPLLVISPYSKANKVDHTQTEQASITRFIEDNWHTGRIGDHSFDERAKPLSGLFDFRHPNNTQLLLKPDGSVDSVHRAPHYTTTALAAPDDVPIAGADLGGERRLARKATSSVLPVGIAAGVVVAGGMGTAVALHRRRASRTV; encoded by the coding sequence ATGGGCGGGAGAGCAGGATCAGCAGGCGGCCGACGGGCCGGTCGCACCCGGCGCTGGGGCGCCCTGGCCGGCGCCGCGGCCCTGGTGGCGATGGGCGGTGCGGCCCCCGCCTGGGCCGCACCCGCCAAGGGCCCGGGGCACACCGGCACCCCGGTGAAGCATCTGGTGGTGATCTTCGACGAGAACGTCTCGTTCGACCACTACTTCGGCACCTACCCCAAGGCCGCCAACACCGACGGCACGAGGTTCACCCCGGCCAAGGAGACCCCGAAGAACATCGACACCCTGGCCCACGCCGGCCTGCTGGACAAGAACCCCAATCTCTACAAGCCCAAGCGGCTTGCTCCCTCCCAGGCGATGACCTGCGACCAGAACCACAACTACGGCCCGGAGCAGTACGCGGCCCACGGCGGCAAGGCCGACAAGTACGTCGAGAACACCGAAGTCAGCAAGTGCACCGGGCTGTTCGGCGAGCCCGGTCTGGTGATGGACTACTACGACGGCAACACGGTCACCGGGCTGTGGAACTACGCCCAGCACTACGCCATGAGCGACCGGTCCTTCAGCTCGGCGTACGGCCCCTCCAGCCCCGGCGCCATCGAGCTGGTCTCCGGTCAGACCCATGGCGTGATCTCCACCGATCCGAAGTCCAGCACCGAGGACCCGAAACAGACCGACACCCCGGACAAGTACGCCGTTGCCTCGCCCGACGCCAAGGGTGTCGGCACGATGATCAACGACCCGGACCCGGCCTTCGACGACTGCTCCAACAAGGACCACACCAGCGACAACGCCCTGGCCCGGCTCAAGGGCAGGAACATCGGCGATCTGCTCAACACCAGGGGCGTCAGCTGGGGCTGGTTCCAGGGCGGCTTCCGGCCCAGCACCGCCTGGGACGGCGAGGACGGCCACTATGCCAAGTGCGGCGGCACCACCCATGAGAATGTCGGCGGGGCGGCCTCGGTGGACTACAGCCCGCACCACGCGCCCTTCCAGTACTACAAGTCCACGGCCAATCCGCACCATCTGCCGCCGAGGAGCGTCCGGGAGATCGGGCACCGCGGCCGGGCCAACCACAACTACGACCTCACCGACTTCCATGCCGCGCTCTCGGCGGGCCGCCTGCCCTCCGTCAGCTTCCTGAAGGCCGCCGAGTACCAGGACGGCCACGCGGGCTACTCCGACCCGGTGGACGAGCAGCACTTCCTGATCAAGCAGATCAACGCGATCCAGAAGTCGCCGCAGTGGAAGGACACCGCGATCGTCGTCGCCTACGACGACAGCGACGGCTGGTACGACCACGCCTACGCGAAGGTGAGCAACGGCTCCGCCGACAAGACCCCGGGCTCCGACGGCAAGGCCACCGACAGCCCCGCCTGCCAGTCGGGCCCCGAGGCCGCGGGCGGCTACCAGGACCGCTGCGGTCCGGGCACCCGTCAGCCGCTGCTGGTGATCTCGCCGTACAGCAAGGCCAACAAGGTGGACCACACCCAGACCGAGCAGGCATCCATCACCCGCTTCATCGAGGACAACTGGCACACCGGCCGGATCGGTGACCACTCCTTCGACGAGCGGGCGAAGCCGCTCTCCGGACTGTTCGACTTCCGGCACCCCAACAACACCCAGCTGCTGCTGAAGCCGGACGGCTCGGTCGACTCGGTGCACAGGGCCCCGCACTACACCACCACGGCCCTCGCCGCCCCCGACGACGTCCCGATCGCGGGCGCCGACCTGGGCGGGGAGCGGCGGCTCGCGCGGAAGGCCACCTCCTCCGTCCTGCCGGTCGGGATCGCGGCCGGGGTGGTGGTGGCCGGGGGCATGGGCACGGCGGTGGCACTGCACCGGCGCCGCGCGTCCCGTACCGTCTAG
- a CDS encoding LLM class flavin-dependent oxidoreductase — MADERDRQDEQRDTVRGEALGSAPVPLSVLDLATVGSGVTAAQALKTSVSLARLAERRGFHRFWVAEHHSMPGVASSSPAVILAHLAAHTERVRLGSGGVMLPNHAPLVIAEQFGTLEALAPGRVDLGLGRAPGTDGATAAALRRTDRLREGADEFPQQLAELIRFLDDDFPDGHRYARIHAVPGPVQGSVPGGVQSADRPSVWLLGSSGFSAQLAGTLGLPFSFAHHFSAANTLPALDLYRETFRPSAVLDRPYASIGVSALAAEDGKEAHRQVLTGALSMIRLRTGRPGLVPTPEEAEAYPFSELERDFVDSWLANVVYGTADEVREGLDGLVKRTGADELMITSTAHGRAARLRSYELIADAYGLPDADV; from the coding sequence GTGGCCGATGAGCGGGACCGGCAAGACGAACAGCGCGACACCGTGCGGGGCGAAGCCCTCGGCAGTGCGCCCGTACCCCTGTCGGTGCTGGATCTGGCGACCGTGGGCAGCGGAGTGACCGCCGCCCAGGCGCTGAAGACCTCCGTCTCCCTCGCCCGGCTCGCCGAGCGCCGCGGCTTCCACCGCTTCTGGGTGGCCGAGCACCACTCCATGCCCGGTGTCGCCAGCTCCTCCCCGGCCGTGATCCTCGCTCATCTCGCCGCCCACACCGAGCGCGTCCGGCTCGGCTCGGGCGGGGTGATGCTGCCCAACCACGCCCCGCTCGTCATCGCCGAGCAGTTCGGCACGCTGGAGGCGCTCGCCCCCGGCCGGGTGGACCTCGGGCTCGGCCGGGCGCCCGGCACCGACGGCGCCACCGCCGCCGCGCTGCGCCGCACCGACCGGCTGCGCGAGGGCGCCGACGAGTTTCCGCAGCAGCTCGCCGAGCTGATCCGGTTCCTCGACGACGACTTCCCGGACGGCCACCGCTACGCCCGGATCCATGCGGTGCCCGGGCCCGTGCAGGGATCCGTCCCCGGCGGGGTGCAGTCCGCGGACCGGCCCTCGGTGTGGCTGCTGGGGTCCAGCGGGTTCAGCGCCCAGCTCGCGGGCACCCTCGGTCTGCCGTTCTCCTTCGCCCACCACTTCTCCGCGGCCAACACCCTCCCCGCGCTCGACCTGTACCGCGAGACCTTCCGCCCCTCCGCCGTGCTGGACCGGCCGTACGCCTCGATCGGTGTCTCCGCGCTCGCGGCCGAGGACGGCAAGGAGGCCCACCGCCAGGTGCTCACCGGCGCGCTGTCCATGATCCGGCTGCGCACCGGCCGTCCCGGCCTGGTCCCCACCCCGGAGGAGGCCGAGGCGTATCCGTTCAGCGAGCTGGAGCGCGACTTCGTGGACAGCTGGCTGGCGAACGTGGTGTACGGAACGGCGGACGAGGTCCGAGAGGGTCTCGACGGGCTCGTCAAGCGGACCGGGGCGGATGAGCTCATGATCACGTCCACGGCGCACGGCCGTGCGGCGCGGCTGCGCTCCTACGAGCTGATCGCCGACGCCTACGGCCTGCCGGACGCGGACGTCTGA
- a CDS encoding bifunctional diguanylate cyclase/phosphodiesterase has product MAVVDREGRVLDANPALGALLGTDPGLLATRSAADLADLREDPRTWSEYREVLCGRRARLCCTRRLQHTDGHALWAEITVEPTADRRGMLLSMADISDRRDLQGRLRHLQMHDPVTRLPNRHLFFERLASALESAAYDQEGTGRIGLCYLDLDGFKAVNDTLGHRVGDRLLGAVAQRLTECAASGGHLVARLGGDEFALLVRNSSGTEELCELARTVLAALQRPFDVVGQQLSVSASIGVVERPAAGTHTTWLMQAADTTLYWAKEDGKARWTLFDPERNAHRMTRQALSSTLRPAVEREEFVLDYQPLVGLVDGVVRGVEALVRWDHPQFGRLSPNRFIPLAEENGAIVPLGQWVLRTACHQARAWQRAHPRRPLVVSVNVAVRQVWDSDLVADVGTILRETGLPPHLLQLELTESAVMGSAGRPLQALQRLSDMGVAIAIDDFGTGYSNLAYLSRLPVSTLKLDGSFVQGFRTAEHPNPADETIVEALVQLAHRLGLTVTAECVESAEQAERLGRIGCDTGQGWFYSRPVPPDRIQAMIAASPASSAAS; this is encoded by the coding sequence ATGGCCGTGGTCGACCGCGAGGGCAGGGTGCTGGACGCCAACCCGGCGCTCGGTGCGTTGTTGGGCACCGATCCGGGCCTGCTGGCCACCCGCAGCGCGGCCGATCTGGCCGATCTGCGGGAGGACCCGCGGACCTGGAGCGAGTACCGCGAGGTGCTGTGCGGCCGCCGGGCCCGGCTGTGCTGCACCCGGCGGCTCCAGCACACCGACGGCCATGCGCTGTGGGCCGAGATCACCGTCGAGCCCACCGCGGACCGTCGCGGCATGCTGCTGTCGATGGCGGACATCAGCGATCGGCGGGACCTCCAGGGACGGCTGCGGCATCTCCAGATGCACGACCCGGTGACCCGGCTGCCCAACCGCCACCTCTTCTTCGAGCGGCTGGCCTCGGCGCTGGAGTCGGCCGCCTACGACCAGGAGGGCACCGGCCGGATCGGGCTGTGCTACCTCGATCTGGACGGCTTCAAGGCGGTCAACGACACCCTCGGCCACCGGGTCGGCGACCGGCTGCTGGGCGCGGTGGCCCAGCGGCTGACCGAATGCGCGGCGTCCGGCGGCCATCTGGTGGCGCGGCTCGGCGGCGATGAGTTCGCCCTGCTGGTGCGGAACTCCAGCGGCACCGAAGAGCTCTGTGAGCTGGCCCGGACGGTGCTGGCCGCGTTACAGCGGCCGTTCGACGTGGTGGGCCAGCAGCTGTCGGTGTCGGCGAGCATCGGCGTGGTGGAGCGGCCGGCCGCGGGCACCCACACCACCTGGCTGATGCAGGCCGCGGACACCACGCTGTACTGGGCCAAGGAGGACGGCAAGGCGCGCTGGACCCTCTTCGACCCCGAGCGCAACGCCCACCGGATGACCCGTCAGGCGCTCTCCAGCACCCTGCGCCCGGCGGTCGAGCGGGAGGAGTTCGTGCTCGACTACCAGCCGCTGGTGGGGCTGGTCGACGGCGTCGTACGCGGGGTGGAGGCGCTGGTGCGCTGGGACCACCCGCAGTTCGGGCGGCTGTCGCCGAACCGGTTCATCCCGCTGGCCGAGGAGAACGGCGCGATCGTGCCGCTCGGCCAGTGGGTACTGCGGACCGCCTGCCACCAGGCCCGCGCCTGGCAGCGGGCCCATCCGCGGCGTCCGCTGGTGGTCAGCGTCAATGTGGCGGTCCGCCAAGTCTGGGACTCGGACCTGGTCGCCGATGTGGGCACGATCCTCCGGGAGACCGGGCTCCCGCCGCATCTGCTGCAACTGGAGCTGACCGAGTCCGCGGTGATGGGCTCGGCCGGACGTCCGCTCCAGGCGCTCCAGCGGCTGAGCGACATGGGAGTGGCGATCGCCATCGACGACTTCGGGACCGGCTACTCCAACCTGGCCTATCTCAGCCGGCTGCCGGTCTCCACGCTCAAACTGGACGGGTCGTTCGTGCAGGGCTTCCGGACGGCGGAGCATCCGAACCCGGCGGACGAGACGATCGTGGAGGCGCTGGTGCAGCTCGCCCACCGGCTGGGGCTGACGGTCACGGCGGAGTGTGTGGAGAGCGCGGAGCAGGCGGAGCGGCTGGGCCGGATCGGCTGCGACACCGGGCAAGGCTGGTTCTACTCCCGCCCGGTGCCGCCGGACCGTATCCAGGCGATGATCGCCGCGTCCCCGGCATCCTCGGCGGCGTCGTAG
- a CDS encoding M6 family metalloprotease domain-containing protein, producing the protein MVRPQVPEGAHRTPRLRRAGAVVTSLSALIATSVPAGPAAAAGAGGPCDLERTGAHHSEGLDSWNARYPRPAHALDAAMVFLRFPDAKPKVTPDRLAADHTPATADFFKRSSYGKFGLRVHPLKSWITMPRASTAYAIQRDWNSGRRAAYLRDAIAAADPRVDFGRYDLVYLVADPDAPGVDADATKVVNFERPLRADGTDLRRLVTVFEHHPPDRNVLAHETGHVFDLPDLYHRPKDTDNSGEWDTYVGDWDLMGSQFGLAPDPFGWHKWKLGWLGGRQVACDRALGSRIYTLQPLAAPMAGGRPAIDTRTRLVVVRTGPTTALAIEARGRYGNDAHVCTEGVLVYRVHNDTASGDGPIQVLDGHPASSACWNESVYPALADAPLGVGDTLSVKSDGVRVTVTGRGAGGAWSVKVTRHELGN; encoded by the coding sequence ATGGTGCGTCCTCAGGTACCCGAGGGGGCGCACCGAACGCCCCGGCTGCGGCGTGCCGGGGCCGTCGTGACCTCGCTGAGCGCACTGATCGCCACCTCCGTGCCGGCGGGCCCCGCGGCCGCGGCGGGCGCGGGCGGCCCCTGCGACCTGGAGCGGACCGGGGCGCACCACTCCGAGGGGCTGGACAGCTGGAACGCGCGCTATCCGCGCCCGGCCCATGCGCTGGACGCGGCGATGGTCTTCCTCCGCTTCCCGGACGCGAAGCCCAAGGTGACCCCGGACCGGCTGGCCGCCGACCACACCCCCGCCACCGCCGACTTCTTCAAGCGGTCCTCCTACGGGAAGTTCGGGCTGCGGGTGCATCCGCTCAAGAGCTGGATCACCATGCCCCGGGCGTCCACCGCCTACGCCATACAGCGCGACTGGAACTCCGGGCGGCGGGCGGCCTATCTGCGGGACGCCATCGCCGCCGCCGATCCGCGGGTGGACTTCGGCCGCTACGACCTCGTCTATCTGGTCGCCGACCCCGACGCCCCGGGCGTGGACGCCGACGCGACCAAGGTGGTCAACTTCGAACGCCCGCTGCGCGCGGACGGTACCGATCTACGCCGACTGGTCACCGTCTTCGAACACCATCCGCCGGACCGCAATGTCCTCGCCCATGAGACCGGGCATGTCTTCGACCTGCCCGACCTCTACCACCGCCCCAAGGACACCGACAACAGCGGTGAGTGGGACACCTATGTCGGCGACTGGGACCTGATGGGAAGTCAGTTCGGGCTGGCGCCCGATCCCTTCGGCTGGCACAAGTGGAAGCTGGGCTGGCTGGGCGGCCGCCAGGTCGCCTGCGACCGGGCCCTCGGTTCGCGGATCTACACCCTTCAACCGCTCGCCGCCCCGATGGCCGGGGGCCGTCCGGCCATCGACACCCGCACCCGGCTGGTCGTGGTCCGCACCGGACCCACCACCGCCCTGGCGATCGAGGCCCGCGGCCGCTACGGCAACGACGCCCATGTGTGCACCGAAGGTGTGCTGGTCTACCGCGTGCACAACGACACGGCCTCGGGCGACGGTCCCATCCAGGTGCTCGACGGCCATCCGGCCAGCTCCGCCTGCTGGAACGAATCGGTCTACCCCGCCCTCGCCGACGCCCCGCTGGGCGTCGGGGACACCCTCTCCGTCAAGTCCGACGGCGTCCGGGTCACGGTGACCGGCCGGGGCGCGGGCGGCGCCTGGAGCGTCAAGGTCACTCGTCACGAACTGGGCAACTGA
- a CDS encoding DNA-binding response regulator gives MVRVLIAEDMHMLRKALVALLEFEPDIDVVAEFSSGTDILPRARELRPDVAVLDIDLPGMDGLTAAAELHTAVPECRTMMLTSLGRPGNLRRALAAHVSGFLLKDSSPDKLSDAIRAVAKGERVIDPQLALAALDDGPQPLTPRELEVLRLASEGEESAQIATTLFLSVGTVRNYLTSAVTKLNARNRVDAIRIARDAGWI, from the coding sequence ATGGTTCGGGTGCTCATAGCCGAAGACATGCATATGCTGCGCAAGGCCCTGGTCGCCTTGCTGGAATTCGAACCCGATATCGACGTCGTGGCGGAATTCTCCAGCGGCACCGATATCCTGCCGCGCGCCCGGGAACTCCGTCCGGACGTCGCCGTCCTGGATATCGATCTCCCCGGAATGGACGGTCTGACCGCCGCGGCGGAGCTGCACACGGCCGTCCCCGAATGCCGGACCATGATGCTCACCAGCCTCGGCCGCCCCGGGAATCTGCGCCGGGCCCTCGCGGCCCATGTCTCGGGGTTCCTGCTGAAGGACAGCAGTCCGGACAAACTGTCCGACGCGATCCGCGCGGTCGCCAAGGGCGAGCGGGTGATCGACCCCCAACTGGCCCTGGCCGCCCTGGACGACGGCCCGCAGCCGCTGACCCCGCGTGAGCTGGAAGTGCTGCGACTGGCGTCCGAGGGCGAGGAGTCGGCCCAGATCGCGACCACGCTGTTCCTGTCGGTGGGGACCGTCCGCAACTATCTGACGTCCGCGGTGACCAAGCTGAACGCCCGCAACCGGGTCGACGCCATCAGAATCGCACGCGACGCCGGGTGGATCTGA